Proteins from one Muntiacus reevesi chromosome X, mMunRee1.1, whole genome shotgun sequence genomic window:
- the CAPN6 gene encoding calpain-6, with product MGPPLKFFKNQKYQELKQECIRDGRLFCDPTFLPENDSLFYNRLLPGKVIWKRPQDICDDPRLIVGNISNHQLTQGRLGHKPMISAFSCLAVQECHWTKTIPNHKEQEWDPQKLDKYAGIFYFRFWHFGEWTEVVIDDLLPTINGDLVFSFSTSMNEFWNALLEKAYAKLLGCYEALDGLTTSDIIVDFTGTLAETVDMQKGRYSDLVEEKYKLFKELYKTFTKGGLICCSIEFPDQEEQEVETDWGLLKGHTYTMTDIRKIRLGERLVEVFSTEKLYLIRLRNPLGRQEWSGPWSEISEEWQQLTAADRKNLGIVMSDDGEFWMSLEDFCRNFHELNVCRNVNNPVFGRKELESVVGCWTVNDDPLMNRSGGCYNNRDTFLQNPQYIFTVPEDGHKVIMSLQQKDMRTYRRMGRPDNYIIGFELFKVELNRKFRLHHLYIQERAGTSTYIDTRTVFLSKYLKKGNYVLVPTMFQHGRTSEFLLRIFCEVPVQLRELTLDMPKMSCWNLARGYPKVVTQITVHSAEGLEKKYANETVNPYLIIKCGKEEVRSPVQKNTVHAIFDTQAIFYRRTTDIPIIVQVWNKRKFRDQFLGQVTLDADPSDCRELKSLYLRKKGGPTAKVKQGHISFKVISSDDLTEL from the exons ATGGGTCCTCCTCTGAAGTTCTTCAAAAACCAGAAGtaccaggaactgaagcaggaaTGCATCAGGGATGGTAGACTTTTCTGTGATCCGACCTTTTTGCCTGAAAATGATTCACTTTTCTACAACCGACTGCTTCCTGGAAAGGTGATATGGAAACGTCCGCAG GACATCTGCGATGACCCTCGTCTGATTGTGGGCAACATCAGCAACCACCAGCTGACCCAAGGGAGACTGGGGCACAAGCCAATGATCTCTGCGTTTTCCTGTTTGGCTGTTCAGGAGTGTCACTGGACAAAG ACAATCCCCAACCATAAGGAACAGGAATGGGACCCTCAAAAACTAGATAAATATGCTGGGATATTTTACTTCCGGTTCTGGCATTTTGGAGAATGGACTGAGGTGGTGATTGATGACTTGCTGCCCACAATCAACGGAGATCTTGTGTTCTCCTTCTCCACCTCCATGAATGAGTTTTGGAATGCTCTGTTGGAAAAAGCTTATGCCAA GCTCCTTGGCTGTTATGAAGCCCTTGATGGTCTGACCACCAGTGATATCATTGTGGACTTCACTGGCACATTGGCTGAAACTGTTGACATGCAGAAGGGAAGATACTCTGATCTTGTTGAGGAGAAGTACAAGCTGTttaaagaactgtacaaaacattTACCAAAGGAGGTCTGATCTGTTGCTCCATTGAG tttcctgaccaggaggAACAAGAAGTTGAAACTGATTGGGGTCTGCTGAAGGGCCATACTTACACCATGACTGATATTCGCAAGATCCGCCTTGGAGAAAGACTTGTGGAAGTCTTCAGTACTGAGAAGCTGTACCTGATTCGTCTGAGGAACCCCTTGGGAAGACAGGAATGGAGTGGGCCCTGGAGTGAGAT TTCTGAAGAGTGGCAACAACTGACTGCAGCAGATCGCAAGAACCTGGGGATTGTTATGTCTGATGATGGAGAGTTTTG GATGAGCCTGGAGGACTTTTGCCGCAACTTCCATGAACTCAATGTCTGCCGCAATGTCAACAACCCAGTTTTTGGCCGCAAGGAGCTGGAGTCGGTGGTGGGATGCTGGACTGTGAACGATGATCCCCTAATGAATCGTTCAGGAGGTTGCTATAACAACCGTGATACCTTCCTGCAGAATCCCCAG TACATCTTCACTGTGCCAGAGGATGGGCACAAGGTCATCATGTCTCTACAGCAAAAGGACATGCGTACTTACCGCCGCATGGGAAGACCTGACAATTACATCATCGGCTTTGAGCTCTTCAAG GTGGAATTGAACCGTAAATTCCGCCTCCACCACCTCTACATTCAGGAGCGTGCCGGGACCTCCACTTACATCGACACACGCACTGTGTTTCTGAGCAAATACCTGAAGAAGGGCAACTACGTGCTGGTCCCAACCATGTTCCAGCATGGTCGTACCAGCGAGTTCCTCCTGAGAATCTTCTGTGAAGTGCCTGTCCAGCTCAG GGAGCTGACTCTGGACATGCCCAAGATGTCCTGCTGGAATCTGGCTCGTGGCTACCCCAAGGTTGTCACCCAGATCACGGTGCATAGTGCTGAGGGCCTGGAGAAGAAGTATGCCAATGAAA CTGTAAACCCATATTTGATCATCAAGTGTGGAAAGGAAGAAGTCCGCTCTCCTGTCCAAAAGAACACCGTTCATGCCATTTTTGACACCCAGGCCATTTTCTACAGAAGGACCACTGACATTCCTATCATAGTGCAG GTATGGAACAAGCGAAAGTTCCGTGATCAGTTCTTGGGCCAGGTTACCCTGGATGCTGACCCCAGCGACTGCCGTGAACTAAAGTCCCTGTACCTGCGTAAGAAGGGTGGCCCAACCGCCAAAGTGAAACAAGGCCACATCAGCTTCAAGGTTATTTCGAGCGATGACCTCACTGAGCTCTAA